In Mus caroli chromosome 9, CAROLI_EIJ_v1.1, whole genome shotgun sequence, a single window of DNA contains:
- the Xylb gene encoding xylulose kinase: protein MDARTHRRAAGTPRALAERAGRRCCLGWDFSTQQVKVVAVDAELNVFYEDSVHFDRDLPEFGTQGGVHVHKDRLTVTSPVLMWVQALDLILEKMKSSGFDFSQVLALSGAGQQHGSVYWKTGASLVLSSLSPALPLHQQLQSCFSISDCPIWMDSSTTAQCHQLEAAVGGPQALSCLTGSRAYERFTGSQIAKLFQKNPEAYSHSERISLVSSFAASLFLGGYSPIDYSDGSGMNLLQIQEKAWSQACLDVCAPHLEEKLGSPVPSCSVVGAISSYYVQRYGFLPGCKVVAFTGDNPASLAGMRLEEGDIAVSLGTSDTLFLWLQKPMPALEGHIFCNPVDAQHYMALLCFKNGSLMREKIRDESASCSWNKFSKALQSTAMGNNGNLGFYFDVMEITPEIIGRHRFNEENMEVSAFPGDVEIRALIEGQFMAKRIHAEGLGYRVMPKTKILATGGASHNKDILQVLADVFGAPVYVIDTTSSACVGSAYRAFHGLAGGTGVAFSEVVKSAPQPSLAATPNPGASQVYAALLPRYSALEQRILSTAQRPLE from the exons ATGGACGCACGGACGCACAGACGGGCGGCGGGAACCCCCAGGGCCCTGGCGGAGCGCGCCGGGCGCCGCTGTTGCCTGGGCTGGGACTTTAGCACGCAGCAG GTTAAAGTTGTTGCTGTTGATGCAGAGTTGAACGTCTTCTATGAGGACAGTGTGCATTTTGACAGAGACCTTCCGGAATTTGG AACTCAGGGCGGTGTCCATGTACACAAGGACAGGCTGACGgtcacctctccagtcctgaTGTGGGTTCAG GCTCTGGACCTGATCCTGGAGAAGATGAAGTCTTCTGGCTTTGACTTCTCTCAAGTTCTAGCCTTATCTGGAGCAGGCCAG CAACACGGAAGTGTTTACTGGAAGACTGGAGCCAGCCTGGTGCTGTCAAGCTTGTCACCAGCTCTCCCATTACATCAGCAGCTGCAG AGCTGCTTCTCCATCAGCGACTGCCCAATATGGATGGACTCCAGTACCACAGctcagtgccaccagctggaggCTGCCGTGGGTGGGCCCCAGGCTCTCAGCTGCCTCACAGGGTCCCGGGCCTATGAG CGTTTCACAGGGAGCCAGATAGCGAAGCTTTTCCAGAAGAACCCTGAGGCCTACTCACACTCTGAG AGAATTTCCTTGGTCAGCAGCTTTGCTGCCTCGCTGTTCCTGGGTGGGTACTCGCCCATCGACTACAGTGATG ggTCTGGAATGAATTTGTTGCAGATCCAGGAGAAAGCCTGGTCCCAGGCTTGCCTGGATGTCTGTGCTCCCCATCTGGAGGAGAAGCTGGGCTCACCGGTCCCTTCTTGTTCAGTTGTG GGAGCCATTTCTTCCTACTATGTCCAGCGCTATGGATTCCTTCCAGGATGCAAAGTGGTGGCCTTCACTGGGGACAACCCAG CGTCACTGGCCGGCATGAGGCTGGAGGAAGGAGATATTGCG gtcagcctgggcaccAGCGACACCCTGTTTCTCTGGCTCCAGAAGCCCATGCCTGCCTTGGAAGGCCACATCTTCTGCAACCCAGTGGATGCGCAGCATTACATGGCGCTTCTATG ctTTAAAAACGGCTCCCTCATGAGAGAGAAGATCCGAGATGAGTCGGCCTCCTGTTCCTGGAACAAGTTCTCTAAGGCCCTGCAGTCCACGGCGATGGGGAACAACGGAAACTTGG GTTTTTATTTCGATGTAATGGAGATCACCCCTGAAATTATTGGGCGTCATAGGTTTAATGAGGAAAACATGGAG GTTTCAGCCTTCCCTGGGGATGTGGAGATCCGAGCACTGATTGAAGGACAGTTCATGGCCAAGAGGATTCATGCAGAAGGCCTAGGCTACAGAGTCA TGCCCAAGACGAAGATTCTGGCCACGGGAGGAGCATCTCACAATAAAGACATCTTGCAG GTGCTTGCAGATGTTTTTGGGGCCCCCGTATACGTCATAGACACCACCAGTTCAGCCTGCGTCGGCTCTGCATACCGAGCTTTTCATG GCCTTGCAGGAGGGACGGGTGTGGCCTTTTCGGAGGTTGTGAAGTCAGCACCACAGCCCAGCCTGGCTGCCACCCCCAACCCGGGAGCTTCCCAG GTCTATGCGGCCCTTCTCCCTCGATACTCTGCACTGGAACAGAGAATCTTGTCCACCGCCCAGAGGCCTCTGGAATGA